One region of Mycolicibacterium rhodesiae NBB3 genomic DNA includes:
- a CDS encoding DNA polymerase III subunit delta' — translation MTGVFSRLVGQHAVEAELVAAARAARGDSAHNQAATGTMTHAWLITGPPGSGRSIAALCFAAALQCTSDGVPGCGECRACATAMAGTHADVRRIVPEGLSIGVDEMRGIVQIASRRPGTGRWQVVLIEDADRLTEGAANALLKVVEEPPPSTVFLLCAPSVDPEDIAITLRSRCRHVALVTPPVDAIAQVLIDTDGLPEADARWAASVSGGHVGRARRLAVDERARERRQRALALARDAATPSRAYAAAEELVATAEAEAVSLTTDRNEVEAEELRTALGAGGTGKGTAGTMRGAAGALKDLEKRQKSRKTRASRDALDRALIDLATYFRDALLVSSGAGDIVPNHPDMGERVAAMAAHAPPEKLLRCIEAVLDCREALDMNVKPKFAVDAMVATVGRALRD, via the coding sequence ATGACCGGTGTTTTTTCGCGTCTGGTGGGGCAGCACGCCGTCGAAGCCGAGTTGGTGGCCGCAGCGCGGGCCGCTCGCGGTGATTCGGCTCACAATCAGGCAGCCACCGGGACCATGACACACGCCTGGTTGATCACCGGCCCGCCCGGTTCGGGCCGATCGATAGCGGCACTGTGCTTTGCGGCTGCGCTGCAGTGCACCAGCGACGGCGTCCCGGGCTGCGGAGAGTGCCGTGCCTGCGCCACGGCGATGGCGGGCACCCACGCCGACGTGCGTCGGATCGTGCCCGAGGGCCTGTCCATCGGCGTGGACGAGATGCGCGGCATCGTGCAGATCGCCTCGCGACGGCCGGGCACCGGGCGATGGCAGGTGGTGTTGATCGAGGACGCCGACAGGCTGACCGAAGGCGCGGCGAACGCCCTGCTGAAGGTTGTCGAGGAGCCGCCGCCGTCGACGGTGTTCCTGCTGTGCGCACCGTCGGTGGACCCGGAGGACATCGCGATCACGCTGCGGTCGCGGTGCAGGCATGTGGCGCTGGTGACACCGCCGGTCGACGCCATCGCCCAGGTGCTGATCGACACCGACGGGCTGCCCGAGGCGGATGCCCGCTGGGCGGCGTCGGTCAGCGGCGGCCATGTCGGCCGGGCGCGGCGGCTTGCCGTCGACGAGCGGGCCCGCGAGCGCAGGCAGCGGGCCCTTGCGCTGGCGCGCGATGCCGCGACACCGTCGCGCGCTTACGCGGCCGCCGAGGAGCTGGTGGCCACCGCCGAGGCGGAGGCGGTGTCGCTGACGACCGACCGCAATGAGGTCGAAGCGGAGGAGTTGCGCACCGCACTGGGCGCCGGTGGCACCGGCAAGGGCACCGCCGGCACGATGCGCGGAGCGGCCGGTGCCCTCAAAGACCTTGAGAAACGGCAGAAGTCGCGCAAGACACGCGCGTCGCGCGACGCGCTCGACCGGGCCCTGATCGACCTGGCCACGTACTTCCGGGATGCGTTGCTGGTGTCGTCTGGCGCAGGAGACATCGTGCCGAACCACCCCGATATGGGCGAACGGGTCGCCGCGATGGCCGCCCACGCGCCGCCGGAGAAGCTGTTGCGCTGCATCGAGGCGGTGCTCGACTGCCGCGAGGCGCTGGACATGAACGTCAAGCCGAAGTTCGCGGTGGACGCGATGGTGGCCACCGTCGGACGGGCACTGCGCGACTGA
- a CDS encoding carboxymuconolactone decarboxylase family protein, with translation MTPKTDVREQGIEVFRELLPGVLPDGPLDVRDGSFGDEILEIAMDNVFGSLWTRDGLSRRDRSLVTLGILIALRATDELKIHFQIARNNGLTEDEIAEVVYHSTGYAGFPAGNTACRLAREVFDVS, from the coding sequence ATGACCCCCAAGACTGATGTTCGTGAGCAGGGTATTGAGGTTTTCCGCGAGCTGCTGCCCGGCGTGCTGCCGGACGGTCCGCTCGACGTGCGCGACGGCTCGTTCGGCGACGAGATCCTCGAGATCGCGATGGACAACGTGTTCGGCAGCCTGTGGACGCGCGACGGCCTGAGCCGTCGCGACCGCAGTCTGGTCACCCTCGGCATCCTCATCGCGCTGCGGGCGACCGACGAGCTGAAGATTCACTTCCAGATCGCGCGCAACAACGGCCTGACCGAAGACGAGATCGCCGAGGTGGTCTATCACTCGACCGGCTACGCCGGCTTCCCCGCAGGCAACACGGCTTGCCGATTGGCGCGCGAGGTGTTTGACGTGTCTTAG
- the galE gene encoding UDP-glucose 4-epimerase GalE, with the protein MTWMVTGGAGYIGSHVVRALQDADIGVVVVDDLSTGLEQFVPATVPFVRGSLLDGGLVTRALKDHGVDGVIHIAGFKYAGVSVQRPLHTYEQNVSAMVTLLKAMDTAGVDKFVFSSSAATFGTPDVDLVTEDTATRPESPYGETKLIGEWILRDVGRATGMRHTSLRYFNVVGSGSPELFDVSPHNLFPLVFDMLYRGETPRINGNDYPTPDGTCVRDYIHVADLALAHVAAAQRLTAGQPVEAVYNLGSGNGTSVREIMTAIRTVTGIDFEPTINPRRPGDPARIVASGDLARRDLDWQMRHSLDEMVASAWDARSRAGDNYPA; encoded by the coding sequence ATGACGTGGATGGTGACGGGCGGGGCGGGCTACATCGGCTCTCACGTGGTCCGTGCGCTTCAGGATGCCGATATCGGCGTCGTTGTCGTCGACGACCTGTCCACCGGGTTGGAACAGTTCGTCCCCGCCACGGTGCCGTTCGTGCGGGGCAGTCTGCTCGACGGTGGCCTCGTCACCCGGGCGCTGAAGGACCACGGTGTCGACGGAGTCATCCACATCGCCGGGTTCAAGTACGCCGGCGTATCGGTTCAGCGCCCGTTACACACCTACGAACAGAACGTCTCGGCAATGGTGACGTTGCTCAAGGCGATGGACACCGCGGGCGTCGACAAGTTCGTATTCTCTTCCAGCGCAGCCACATTCGGCACGCCGGACGTCGACCTCGTCACCGAGGACACCGCGACCCGGCCGGAGTCGCCCTACGGTGAGACCAAGCTGATCGGCGAATGGATCCTGCGTGACGTCGGACGCGCAACCGGCATGCGGCACACGAGCCTGCGCTATTTCAACGTGGTGGGCTCCGGTTCGCCCGAGCTGTTCGACGTCAGTCCGCACAATCTGTTCCCGCTGGTCTTCGACATGCTCTACCGGGGTGAGACCCCACGAATCAACGGGAACGACTACCCGACGCCCGACGGCACATGCGTGCGCGACTACATCCACGTCGCCGATCTCGCGCTGGCCCACGTCGCTGCCGCCCAACGCTTGACGGCCGGACAGCCGGTCGAGGCCGTGTACAACCTCGGCAGCGGCAACGGCACATCGGTGCGCGAGATCATGACGGCGATCCGGACCGTGACCGGTATCGACTTCGAACCGACGATCAATCCCCGGCGACCGGGAGACCCCGCGCGGATCGTCGCGTCCGGCGACCTGGCCAGGCGAGACCTGGACTGGCAGATGCGACATTCACTCGACGAGATGGTGGCGTCCGCGTGGGATGCACGAAGCCGGGCCGGCGACAACTACCCCGCGTGA
- a CDS encoding N-acyl-D-amino-acid deacylase family protein: MTYDVIVRNGLWFDGTGAAPQVRTLGIRDGIVATISAGPLDETGCPEVIDADGKWVMPGFIDVHTHYDAEVLLDPGLRESVRHGVTTVLLGNCSLSTVYADADDAADLFSRVEAVPRAFVHGALEAKKTWSEPAEYVRALEELPLGPNVGSMLGHSDLRTSVLGLDRATTEGVKPTPAELDRMATMLEKALDAGLVGMSGMDAPIDKLDGDRFRSRALPSTFATWRERRKLISVLRRRGRILQSAPNTTNAIEAVMFFLTSSGWFGRRPGVRMSLLVSADAKSAAGIVHVFGPVVRLVNKLLNSFVRFQHLPVPFELYSDGIDLPVFEEFGAGTAALHLRDQFERNELLADPEYRRRFRKSFDKTKLGPSLWHRDFHDATIVECPDTTLIGKSFGQIADERGLHPLDAFLDVLVENGERNVRWTTIVANHRPKYLDRLAAEPSIHMGFSDAGAHLRNMAFYNFSVKLLKRVRDAERAGRPFLSVQRAVYRLTSEVADWFGLDAGTLREGERADFVVIDPQRLDDSVNAYHEEAVPFYGGLSRMVNRNDATVVATAVNGKVVFRNGEFCEGYGSTLKSGHFLRAGKSQPAKALV, translated from the coding sequence ATGACTTACGACGTGATTGTTCGCAACGGGCTGTGGTTCGACGGGACCGGCGCCGCACCGCAGGTCCGCACACTCGGAATCCGCGACGGGATTGTTGCGACGATCTCCGCTGGGCCGCTCGACGAGACCGGTTGCCCGGAGGTCATCGACGCCGACGGCAAGTGGGTCATGCCTGGATTCATCGATGTGCACACGCACTACGACGCCGAGGTGCTGCTCGATCCCGGCCTGCGTGAGTCGGTGCGGCACGGTGTCACCACGGTGCTGCTCGGCAACTGCTCGCTGTCGACGGTCTACGCCGACGCCGACGACGCCGCCGATCTGTTCAGCCGCGTCGAGGCGGTACCCCGCGCGTTCGTGCACGGCGCACTGGAAGCCAAGAAGACGTGGTCCGAGCCGGCTGAATACGTCCGCGCCCTGGAAGAACTGCCTCTCGGGCCGAACGTCGGCTCGATGCTCGGGCACTCGGACCTTCGCACCAGCGTGCTCGGACTGGACCGCGCGACGACCGAGGGCGTCAAGCCGACCCCGGCGGAGCTCGACCGGATGGCGACCATGCTCGAGAAGGCGCTCGACGCAGGGCTTGTCGGCATGTCGGGTATGGACGCTCCGATCGACAAGCTCGACGGTGACCGGTTCCGCTCACGCGCGTTGCCGTCGACGTTCGCGACGTGGCGGGAGCGCCGCAAGCTGATCTCGGTGCTGCGTCGTCGCGGCCGCATCCTGCAGAGCGCTCCCAACACCACGAACGCGATCGAGGCGGTGATGTTCTTCCTCACCAGCAGCGGATGGTTCGGCCGTCGACCCGGCGTGCGGATGAGCCTGCTCGTCTCGGCCGATGCCAAGTCTGCCGCCGGCATCGTGCATGTCTTCGGGCCTGTCGTAAGGCTTGTCAACAAGCTGCTCAACTCCTTTGTGCGGTTCCAGCACCTACCGGTCCCCTTCGAGCTGTACTCCGACGGCATCGACCTGCCGGTGTTCGAGGAGTTCGGTGCGGGCACCGCCGCATTGCATCTGCGTGACCAGTTCGAACGCAACGAGTTGTTGGCCGACCCGGAGTACCGCCGCCGGTTCCGCAAGTCGTTCGACAAGACCAAGCTCGGTCCGTCGCTGTGGCATCGCGACTTCCACGACGCCACGATCGTCGAGTGCCCGGACACGACGCTGATCGGCAAGAGCTTCGGGCAGATCGCCGACGAGCGCGGGCTGCATCCGCTCGATGCGTTCCTCGACGTGCTGGTGGAGAACGGCGAACGCAACGTGCGGTGGACGACGATCGTGGCGAACCACCGACCCAAATACCTCGATCGGCTCGCCGCCGAACCGTCCATTCACATGGGGTTCTCCGACGCCGGCGCCCACCTGCGCAACATGGCGTTCTACAACTTCTCGGTGAAATTGCTCAAGCGGGTCCGTGACGCGGAGCGGGCCGGCCGCCCCTTCCTTTCGGTGCAGCGCGCGGTGTACCGGCTGACCTCCGAGGTCGCCGACTGGTTCGGGCTGGACGCAGGCACGCTTCGCGAGGGCGAGCGTGCCGACTTCGTCGTCATCGACCCGCAGCGCCTTGATGATTCGGTGAACGCCTACCACGAAGAGGCCGTCCCGTTCTACGGCGGTCTGAGCCGTATGGTCAATCGCAACGACGCCACCGTGGTGGCGACGGCGGTCAACGGCAAAGTCGTGTTCCGCAACGGCGAGTTCTGCGAGGGTTACGGTAGCACCCTGAAGTCCGGCCACTTCCTGCGGGCGGGCAAGTCCCAGCCTGCGAAAGCGCTTGTCTGA
- a CDS encoding TetR/AcrR family transcriptional regulator: MARTQQQRREETIARLLDASIDTIVEVGYARASAAVIARRAEVSDGALFRHFPTMGDFMAATAEEVMRRQLGLFSKRVAEIPADKPTLEAALTILRDVTGNATNTVMYELLVAARTDEKLKATLKDVLTVYAANIYEAARALPGAEQFGEETFAALTAILTNTFDGAAIVRAVLPQPELEDKRIELLTALLSGSSPTLPA; the protein is encoded by the coding sequence ATGGCAAGAACGCAGCAACAGCGCCGCGAGGAAACCATCGCACGGCTGCTCGACGCCAGCATCGACACAATCGTGGAAGTGGGATACGCGAGGGCGTCCGCGGCGGTGATCGCCAGGCGTGCAGAGGTTTCCGACGGCGCGCTGTTCCGGCACTTTCCGACCATGGGCGACTTCATGGCGGCCACTGCCGAGGAGGTGATGCGACGCCAGCTCGGTCTGTTCTCCAAGCGGGTGGCCGAGATCCCGGCGGACAAGCCGACCCTGGAAGCCGCGCTGACGATCCTTCGCGACGTCACGGGGAACGCCACGAACACCGTGATGTACGAGCTGCTCGTCGCGGCCCGTACCGACGAAAAGCTGAAGGCCACATTGAAAGACGTCCTCACGGTGTACGCCGCGAACATCTATGAGGCCGCACGGGCGCTCCCTGGTGCCGAGCAGTTCGGAGAGGAGACGTTCGCCGCGCTGACGGCGATCCTCACCAATACCTTCGACGGCGCGGCGATCGTGCGCGCGGTGCTGCCGCAGCCGGAGCTCGAGGACAAGCGGATCGAGCTGCTGACCGCATTGCTCAGTGGTTCGTCACCGACGCTGCCGGCCTAG
- a CDS encoding M1 family metallopeptidase, which translates to MTPSKKKGPAPVIDPYIPTNGNFGYRVSRYEIDLEYKVAINRLAGSVTITAVTLAALRNFTLDLSDALAVTKVTVNGRRPAQFKLSQSKLHVGLTDTLPPGAAMSIVVRYGGSPRPIRSYWGDVGFEELTEGVLVAGQPNGAASWFPCDDHPSAKASFAIRISTESPYYALANGKLLSRRARAGMTAWTYEQAEPTSTYLMTLQIGVYNRHRMAKNGVEMYAVLPDRLRRNFDQDFADQPKMMKLFVKLFGPYPLATGYTVVITDDDLEIPLEAQGISVFGANHCDGEGSAERLIAHELAHQWFGNSVTAQRWRHIWLHEGFACYAEWVWSEHSGGRSADEWARHYYQRLADSPKDMVLADPGARDMFDDRVYKRGALTLHVLRRRVGDDNFFALLRDWTARHRHSTVVTDDFTGLASNYTNKSLRPLWAAWLYEKELPTLDLPT; encoded by the coding sequence GTGACACCCAGTAAGAAGAAGGGGCCCGCACCCGTCATCGATCCATACATACCGACCAACGGCAACTTCGGGTATCGGGTATCGCGCTACGAAATCGACCTGGAATACAAGGTGGCGATCAACCGGCTGGCCGGGTCGGTCACGATCACCGCGGTGACGCTTGCCGCGCTGCGCAACTTCACCCTCGACCTGTCGGACGCGCTGGCCGTGACGAAGGTGACCGTGAACGGACGGCGGCCCGCTCAGTTCAAGTTGTCACAGAGCAAATTGCACGTCGGCCTGACGGACACCCTTCCCCCCGGTGCGGCGATGTCGATCGTCGTACGCTACGGCGGGTCGCCCCGGCCTATCCGCTCCTATTGGGGTGACGTCGGTTTCGAGGAACTGACCGAGGGCGTCCTGGTGGCCGGCCAGCCCAACGGTGCGGCCTCATGGTTCCCGTGTGACGACCATCCGAGCGCCAAGGCGAGCTTCGCGATCCGGATCAGCACCGAGAGTCCGTACTACGCACTGGCCAACGGCAAGTTGCTGTCTCGGCGGGCACGAGCGGGCATGACCGCCTGGACCTACGAGCAGGCGGAGCCGACGTCGACGTACCTGATGACGCTGCAGATCGGGGTGTACAACCGCCACCGCATGGCCAAGAACGGCGTGGAGATGTATGCGGTCCTGCCGGATCGGTTGCGGCGCAACTTCGATCAGGACTTCGCCGACCAGCCTAAGATGATGAAGCTGTTCGTCAAACTGTTCGGACCGTATCCGTTGGCGACCGGCTATACCGTCGTCATCACCGACGACGATCTGGAGATACCCCTTGAAGCGCAGGGTATTTCGGTCTTCGGCGCCAACCACTGCGACGGTGAAGGCAGCGCCGAGCGGCTGATCGCACACGAACTGGCCCACCAGTGGTTCGGCAACTCGGTGACCGCGCAACGATGGCGGCACATCTGGTTGCACGAGGGCTTCGCCTGTTATGCGGAGTGGGTTTGGTCGGAGCACTCAGGCGGTCGCAGCGCCGACGAGTGGGCGCGCCACTACTACCAGCGACTCGCGGATTCGCCGAAGGACATGGTGCTGGCCGACCCGGGAGCCCGCGACATGTTCGACGACCGGGTGTACAAGCGGGGCGCACTCACACTGCATGTGTTGCGGCGGCGCGTCGGTGACGACAACTTCTTTGCGCTGCTTCGTGATTGGACGGCACGGCACCGGCATAGCACAGTCGTCACCGACGACTTCACCGGGCTCGCCTCGAACTACACGAACAAATCCCTGCGCCCGCTGTGGGCGGCGTGGCTGTACGAGAAGGAATTACCCACGCTGGACCTACCCACGTGA
- a CDS encoding Pls/PosA family non-ribosomal peptide synthetase, with the protein MPEIPAQFVLSSHAPEPRTLIDILYDTAARHPDSPAIDDGEVQLTYAELIADISESVEWLATRGIGRGDRIGIRMPSGSYALYVAILATLATGAAYVPVDADDPDERADLVFTEAQVVAIITEAGLIRAPGSSRGWRAAAPLGRDDAWIIFTSGSTGTPKGVAVTHRSAAAFVDAEARMFLQDNPIGPNDRVLAGLSVAFDASCEEMWLAWRNGACLVPAPRSLVRSGMDLGPWLVSRDITVVSTVPTLAALWPAEALEAVRLLIFGGEACPPELAERLAVDGREVWNTYGPTEATVVACAARLTGTGPVSIGLPLPGWDLAVVDKAGAPVPLGQVGELVIGGVGLARYLDPDKDAEKYAPMPALGWNRAYRSGDLVRLEADGLYFQGRADDQVKVGGRRIELGEVDSALVNLPGVSGGAAAVRRTASGTPLLVGYIASADPSFDLAAARATLAGALPAALVPRLVLVDELPTRTSGKVDRDALPWPPPGDAEGEDAPDLGGTMGWVADLWRRVLAAPIEGPEADFFALGGGSLSAAQLVTALRQRYPQVTVADLYDHPRLGSLTGYLDELKPPPRVETRVVKPTPRLSQAVQVALTLPLATLTALQWVVWLALANNVAADLDLVPWARPIGWWWIVAGFGLFVTPLGRMGIAVLFSRMLLSGLEPGTYRRGGPEHLRVWFAERLAEASGAENLAGAPWLVYYARALGNKVGKGVDLHSAPPVTGMLKLGHRSSVEPEVDLTGHWIDGDRFHVGRISIGNDATIGARTTLLPGAVVGKNADVAPGSGVAGKVKNGQYWKGSPAVKSGKARHPWPDHRPPRAALWVAVYGATSVLLGAVPLLALGVGLAVIGWGIRDADTVSAAIAPAALWTPIATMAAVLTYAVVTVVGVRMLSLWLSEGYHPVRSRVGWQIWATERLMDAARNYLFPLYASLLTPWWLRILGAKVGRGTEISTALLTPKFTVVEDGAFLADDTMVASYELGGGWIHVAKATIGKRAFLGNSGITQPGRKVPDDGLVAVLSAAPHKAKAGSSWLGSPPVRLRRKPTAADTLRTFHPSLRLKVLRGLVETCRIVPLIVTFAIGLGVLLTLQWLAVRFGWLWAVLGGGVVLLIAGVIAGGISVIAKWLVVGRIRAIEHPLWSPFVWRNEVSDTFVETVAAPWFARAASGTPVMNLWLRALGASIGRGVWCETYWLPEADLVTLGMGSTVNRGCVVQTHLFHDRIMRMDTVVLEEGSTLGPHCVALPAARIGAGATVGPASLVMRGDEVPPSTRWLGNPIAPWNLFRKKRGGDSPDPAPKKPENAAA; encoded by the coding sequence ATGCCAGAGATACCTGCGCAATTCGTGTTGTCGTCGCATGCTCCCGAGCCACGCACGCTCATCGACATCCTCTACGACACCGCCGCCCGTCATCCCGATTCGCCGGCGATCGACGACGGCGAGGTCCAGCTCACCTACGCCGAGTTGATCGCCGACATCTCCGAGAGCGTCGAATGGCTGGCCACCCGCGGTATCGGACGTGGCGACCGCATCGGAATCCGGATGCCGTCGGGCAGTTATGCGCTGTACGTGGCGATCCTCGCGACGCTGGCCACCGGCGCCGCCTACGTTCCCGTCGATGCCGACGACCCCGACGAACGAGCCGACCTGGTGTTCACCGAGGCTCAGGTGGTGGCGATCATCACCGAGGCGGGGCTCATCCGCGCACCCGGTTCGTCGCGCGGGTGGCGGGCGGCCGCGCCTCTCGGTCGTGACGACGCCTGGATCATCTTCACGTCCGGATCCACCGGCACCCCCAAGGGCGTCGCGGTCACGCATCGGAGCGCGGCCGCGTTTGTCGACGCGGAAGCACGAATGTTCCTGCAGGACAATCCGATCGGGCCCAACGACCGGGTACTCGCCGGTCTCTCGGTGGCATTCGATGCGTCATGCGAGGAGATGTGGCTGGCCTGGCGCAACGGGGCCTGCCTCGTTCCCGCACCACGATCACTGGTGCGCAGCGGTATGGACCTGGGTCCGTGGCTGGTGTCGCGGGACATCACGGTCGTCTCGACGGTGCCGACGCTCGCGGCATTGTGGCCTGCCGAGGCGCTCGAGGCCGTGCGGCTGCTGATCTTCGGCGGCGAGGCCTGCCCGCCGGAGTTGGCCGAGCGGCTCGCCGTCGACGGCCGCGAGGTGTGGAACACCTATGGCCCCACCGAAGCGACAGTCGTCGCGTGTGCGGCGCGGCTGACCGGCACCGGGCCCGTCAGCATCGGACTGCCGTTGCCGGGGTGGGACCTCGCGGTGGTCGACAAGGCGGGTGCGCCGGTGCCGCTCGGCCAGGTCGGCGAACTCGTCATCGGCGGCGTCGGGCTGGCTCGCTATCTGGATCCGGACAAGGACGCCGAGAAGTACGCGCCGATGCCCGCGCTGGGGTGGAACCGCGCGTACCGCAGCGGCGACCTGGTCCGCCTCGAAGCAGACGGCCTCTACTTCCAGGGCCGCGCCGACGATCAGGTGAAGGTGGGCGGCCGACGAATCGAGCTCGGCGAGGTCGATTCGGCGCTGGTCAACCTGCCGGGCGTCAGCGGTGGCGCGGCCGCGGTGCGGCGCACGGCCAGTGGCACTCCACTGTTGGTCGGCTACATCGCGAGTGCTGACCCATCGTTCGATCTCGCTGCAGCGCGCGCGACGCTGGCGGGGGCACTTCCCGCCGCGCTGGTGCCGCGCCTGGTGCTCGTGGACGAACTGCCCACCCGGACATCCGGCAAGGTCGACCGCGACGCGTTGCCGTGGCCGCCTCCCGGCGACGCCGAGGGTGAGGATGCGCCCGACCTCGGCGGCACGATGGGCTGGGTTGCGGACCTGTGGCGCCGCGTCCTCGCCGCCCCGATCGAGGGGCCGGAGGCCGACTTCTTCGCCCTCGGCGGCGGATCCCTGTCGGCGGCTCAGCTGGTCACCGCACTTCGTCAGCGGTATCCGCAGGTGACGGTCGCCGACCTCTACGACCATCCACGGCTCGGATCGCTCACCGGTTACCTCGATGAGTTGAAACCGCCACCGCGGGTAGAGACCCGTGTGGTCAAACCGACGCCGCGGCTGTCCCAAGCCGTCCAGGTCGCTCTGACACTGCCGCTGGCGACGCTGACCGCGCTGCAGTGGGTGGTCTGGCTGGCGCTGGCCAACAACGTTGCCGCCGACCTGGACCTGGTGCCGTGGGCAAGGCCGATCGGCTGGTGGTGGATCGTCGCGGGGTTCGGATTGTTCGTCACACCGCTGGGCCGGATGGGCATCGCGGTGCTGTTCTCGCGGATGCTGCTGTCCGGGCTGGAGCCCGGCACCTACCGTCGGGGCGGGCCGGAGCATCTGCGGGTGTGGTTCGCCGAACGCCTCGCCGAGGCCAGCGGCGCGGAGAATCTCGCGGGCGCGCCGTGGCTCGTGTACTACGCCCGCGCGCTCGGCAACAAAGTCGGTAAGGGCGTCGACCTGCACTCGGCCCCACCGGTGACCGGCATGCTGAAACTCGGTCACCGAAGTTCGGTCGAGCCCGAGGTCGACCTGACCGGTCACTGGATCGACGGGGACCGCTTCCACGTGGGCCGAATCAGTATCGGCAACGACGCGACGATCGGTGCCCGCACAACCCTGTTACCGGGGGCCGTCGTCGGCAAGAACGCCGACGTGGCCCCGGGCTCGGGGGTGGCAGGCAAGGTGAAGAACGGCCAGTACTGGAAGGGCTCGCCCGCGGTGAAGTCGGGTAAGGCGCGCCATCCGTGGCCGGATCACCGTCCGCCCAGGGCAGCGCTGTGGGTGGCGGTCTACGGGGCGACGTCGGTGCTGCTGGGTGCCGTGCCGCTGTTGGCCCTCGGTGTCGGCCTCGCCGTGATCGGGTGGGGTATCCGTGACGCGGATACGGTGTCGGCCGCCATCGCGCCTGCGGCCCTGTGGACCCCTATCGCGACGATGGCGGCAGTGCTGACGTACGCCGTGGTGACCGTTGTCGGCGTGCGGATGCTGTCGCTGTGGCTGAGCGAGGGCTATCACCCGGTGCGTAGCCGCGTCGGCTGGCAGATATGGGCCACCGAGCGTTTGATGGATGCCGCTCGCAACTACCTGTTCCCCCTGTACGCCAGCCTGTTGACGCCGTGGTGGCTGCGGATACTCGGCGCGAAAGTGGGCCGCGGCACCGAGATTTCGACGGCGCTGCTGACCCCGAAGTTCACGGTCGTCGAAGACGGAGCGTTCCTCGCCGACGACACCATGGTGGCGTCCTACGAACTCGGCGGCGGCTGGATACATGTCGCGAAGGCCACCATCGGCAAGCGCGCATTCCTCGGCAACTCCGGCATCACCCAACCGGGCCGCAAGGTGCCCGATGATGGGCTGGTGGCGGTGCTGTCGGCGGCACCGCACAAAGCCAAGGCCGGCTCGTCGTGGCTCGGTAGCCCGCCGGTTCGGTTGCGGCGCAAGCCGACCGCGGCCGACACGTTGCGCACGTTCCATCCGTCGCTACGGCTGAAGGTCCTGCGCGGACTGGTGGAGACCTGCCGGATCGTACCGCTGATCGTGACGTTCGCGATCGGGCTCGGCGTGCTCTTGACTCTGCAGTGGCTGGCCGTGCGCTTCGGCTGGCTATGGGCGGTACTGGGAGGCGGCGTCGTGCTGCTGATCGCGGGCGTGATCGCGGGCGGCATCTCGGTGATAGCGAAATGGCTTGTGGTGGGTCGTATCCGAGCGATCGAACATCCGCTGTGGTCGCCGTTCGTGTGGCGAAACGAGGTATCGGATACCTTCGTCGAGACCGTCGCTGCGCCGTGGTTCGCCCGCGCCGCCAGCGGCACCCCTGTCATGAACCTGTGGCTGCGCGCGCTGGGCGCGTCGATCGGGCGGGGGGTGTGGTGCGAGACGTACTGGCTACCCGAGGCCGACCTGGTCACCCTGGGCATGGGGTCGACCGTCAACCGTGGCTGCGTGGTCCAGACTCACTTGTTCCACGACCGCATCATGCGGATGGATACCGTTGTGCTCGAAGAGGGTTCGACGCTGGGACCGCACTGTGTCGCGTTGCCCGCCGCGCGGATCGGCGCGGGTGCTACCGTCGGCCCGGCCTCACTGGTGATGCGCGGCGACGAGGTACCACCGTCGACCCGATGGCTGGGTAATCCGATCGCGCCGTGGAACCTGTTCCGTAAGAAGCGCGGCGGCGACAGTCCCGATCCGGCGCCGAAGAAACCAGAGAATGCCGCCGCGTGA